A part of Aegilops tauschii subsp. strangulata cultivar AL8/78 chromosome 2, Aet v6.0, whole genome shotgun sequence genomic DNA contains:
- the LOC109758047 gene encoding equilibrative nucleotide transporter 3-like — protein MAYGEDDHRGVHTTQEGKSLGVFICWLLGNGCLFGYNSMLTIEDYFVHLFPNYHPVRVITLTYQPFVLVVAAVFAYHEAKVNTRVRNLVGYSLFFLGSLALIILDLATSGRGGIATFIGVCTVVAVFGVAEGHVEGAMTGDLSLMCPEFIQSFSAGMAASGAITSALRLITKAAFEKSRDGLRRGAMLFFSASCFFELLCVVLYAHVFPKLPIVKFYRAKAASEGSLTVAADLAAAGLQRHTKPSAEDDPAIPERLSNKQLLMQNMDYALDMFLIYLLTLSIFPGFLAEDLGSHSLGSWYALVLIASYNGSDLIGRYAPLVESIKVTSRRGLLAAVLARYLLLPAFYYAARYGGEAWMIVLVSALGLSNGYLTVCVLTEAPRPYKGPEQNALGNLLVFCLLAGICLGAVLDWLWLIGKGW, from the exons ATGGCATACGGCGAAGATGATCACCGCGGGGTGCACACAACTCAGGAG GGCAAGAGTTTGGGCGTTTTCATCTGCTGGCTTCTGGGCAACGGATGCCTCTTCGGGTACAACAGCATGCTCACCATCGAAGATTACTTCGTCCACCTCTTCCCG AACTACCATCCGGTCAGAGTCATCACTCTCACCTATCAGCCGTTTGTGCTCGTGGTAGCTGCGGTGTTCGCGTACCATGAGGCGAAAGTAAACACCAGGGTGCGCAACTTGGTGGGGTACTCACTCTTCTTCCTCGGCTCGCTCGCTCTCATCATC CTGGATCTTGCGACGTCGGGAAGAGGTGGAATCGCAACCTTCATCGGCGTGTGTACGGTTGTGGCGGTGTTTGGCGTCGCGGAAGGCCACGTCGAAGGCGCCATGACCGGCGACCTATCCTTGATGTGCCCGGAGTTCATACAG TCATTTTCTGCTGGCATGGCTGCATCGGGCGCAATAACGTCGGCCCTGAGGCTCATTACGAAAGCGGCTTTCGAGAAATCCAGAGACGGCCTTCGCAGGGGAGCTA TGTTGTTCTTCTCCGCATCATGCTTCTTCGAGCTGCTGTGCGTCGTGCTGTACGCCCACGTCTTCCCCAAGCTGCCAATAGTGAAGTTCTACCGTGCAAAGGCGGCTTCCGAGGGATCTCTGACGGTCGCCGCCGACCTTGCTGCCGCCGGCCTCCAAAGACACACAAAACCATCG GCTGAAGACGACCCAGCCATCCCTGAACGTTTGAGCAACAAGCAGCTGCTTATGCAGAACATGGACTACGCCTTGGACATGTTCCTCATCTACCTGCTGACGCTGTCCATCTTCCCGGGATTTCTCGCCGAAGACCTCGGATCGCACAGCCTGGGCTCCTG GTACGCGCTGGTGCTGATCGCGAGCTACAACGGCTCGGACTTGATCGGGAGATACGCGCCTCTGGTGGAGAGCATCAAGGTGACGTCCCGGAGGGGGCTGCTGGCCGCGGTGCTCGCCCGGTACCTGCTCCTCCCGGCATTCTACTACGCCGCCAGGTACGGAGGGGAGGCCTGGATGATCGTCCTCGTATCGGCTCTGGGACTCAGCAACGGGTACCTGACGGTCTGCGTCCTGACCGAGGCACCCAGACCCTACAAG GGGCCAGAACAGAATGCTCTCGGAAACCTGCTCGTGTTCTGCCTCTTGGCGGGCATATGTTTAGGGGCTGTTCTTGACTGGCTGTGGCTCATAGGCAAAGGATGGTGA
- the LOC141041987 gene encoding aspartic proteinase nepenthesin-2-like, whose protein sequence is MQPRVRAPVAVAVGGKSLALPARAFAPVSGGGGGGAIIDSGTTFSYLDPTVFKPVAAAMVAAVGGRYNRSKAVEDALGLRPCFALPAGAKTMDLPELSLRFSGGAEMRLPIENYFLAAGMVQGAD, encoded by the coding sequence ATGCAGCCTCGCGTCCGTGCACCAGTCGCCGTCGCGGTGGGCGGGAAGAGCCTGGCGCTCCCGGCGCGGGCCTTCGCGCccgtgtccggcggcggcgggggcggcgccatCATCGACTCCGGCACGACCTTTAGCTATCTGGACCCGACGGTGTTCaagccggtggcggcggcgatggtggcggcggtGGGGGGCAGGTACAACCGGTCCAAGGCCGTGGAGGACGCCCTGGGGCTGCGCCCTTGCTTCGCGCTCCCGGCGGGCGCCAAGACCATGGACCTCCCCGAGCTGTCCCTCCGCTTCAGCGGCGGCGCCGAGATGCGGCTCCCGATCGAGAACTACTTCCTGGCGGCGGGCATGGTCCAGGGGGCTgattga